The Myxococcales bacterium genome window below encodes:
- a CDS encoding Uma2 family endonuclease has protein sequence MSESHRHKRLCELLYQVLAAVLPGDHASIGADQFVYFDPLDPRRKCAPDGFVKLGVPGESITSWKTWQKGAPELCVEILSPSDTEEKLTLPQKLERFAAMGVLEVVTFDVDAKIGERIRAWESVRGDLVERVVLNERTYSVVLGKWFVVAPYLAEGRPALQRLDAALRLAEDAEGRTLVPTPDELERARAEEERARAEEERARKGAEEERARAEEDHARAVARIDEERARADAAEAELLRLRAALAERFG, from the coding sequence ATGAGCGAGAGTCACCGCCACAAGCGCCTGTGCGAGCTGCTCTATCAGGTCCTCGCGGCGGTGCTTCCGGGCGACCACGCCTCGATCGGCGCGGATCAGTTCGTGTATTTCGATCCGCTGGACCCTCGTCGGAAGTGCGCGCCGGACGGGTTCGTGAAGCTGGGCGTGCCCGGCGAGTCGATCACCTCCTGGAAGACCTGGCAGAAGGGCGCGCCGGAGCTGTGCGTGGAGATCCTGAGCCCGTCGGACACGGAGGAGAAGCTCACGCTGCCCCAGAAGCTCGAGCGGTTCGCCGCGATGGGCGTGCTCGAGGTCGTGACGTTCGACGTCGACGCGAAGATCGGAGAGCGCATCCGGGCGTGGGAGTCGGTGAGGGGCGATCTGGTCGAGCGCGTGGTCCTGAACGAGCGCACGTACAGCGTGGTGCTGGGCAAGTGGTTCGTGGTCGCGCCGTACCTGGCCGAGGGGCGTCCCGCGCTCCAGCGCCTCGACGCGGCGCTGCGCCTCGCCGAGGACGCCGAAGGCCGAACGCTCGTGCCGACCCCCGACGAGCTCGAGCGTGCGCGCGCCGAAGAAGAGCGTGCGCGGGCGGAAGAGGAGCGTGCGCGGAAAGGGGCGGAAGAGGAGCGTGCGCGGGCCGAAGAAGACCATGCGCGGGCGGTGGCTCGCATCGACGAAGAGCGCGCGCGCGCCGACGCGGCGGAGGCCGAGCTGCTGAGGCTCCGCGCCGCGCTCGCCGAGCGATTCGGCTGA
- a CDS encoding Uma2 family endonuclease, whose translation MTTAPLRQEKATYVRAIRPLHFPDSDPEWEMSESHRHKRLCELLYQVLAAVLPGEHASIGADQFVYFDPLDPRRKCAPDGFVKLGVPGESITSWKTWQKGAPELCVEILSLSDTEEKLTLSQKLDRFAAMGVLEVVTFDADAKVGERIRAWESVKGDLVERVVQDERTYSVVLGKWFVVAPYLAEGRPALQRLEVALRLAEDAEGTALVRTYDELERARADEAKARADEARARADAAEAELARLRAALAERSG comes from the coding sequence ATGACGACCGCTCCGCTTCGCCAAGAGAAGGCGACGTACGTCCGCGCCATCCGGCCGCTGCACTTCCCCGACAGCGATCCGGAGTGGGAGATGAGCGAGAGTCACCGTCACAAGCGCCTGTGCGAGCTGCTCTATCAGGTACTCGCGGCGGTGCTCCCCGGCGAGCACGCCTCCATCGGCGCAGATCAATTCGTGTATTTCGATCCGCTGGACCCACGGCGGAAGTGTGCTCCAGACGGCTTTGTGAAGCTGGGCGTGCCCGGCGAGTCGATCACGTCCTGGAAGACCTGGCAGAAGGGCGCGCCGGAGCTGTGCGTGGAAATCCTGAGCCTGAGTGACACCGAGGAGAAGCTCACGCTCTCCCAGAAGCTCGACCGCTTCGCCGCGATGGGCGTGCTCGAGGTCGTCACCTTCGACGCCGACGCGAAGGTGGGGGAGCGCATCCGAGCGTGGGAGTCGGTGAAGGGCGATCTCGTCGAGCGCGTGGTGCAAGACGAGCGCACGTACAGCGTGGTGCTGGGCAAGTGGTTCGTGGTCGCGCCGTACCTGGCCGAGGGGCGCCCGGCGCTCCAGCGCCTCGAGGTGGCGCTGCGCCTCGCGGAGGACGCGGAGGGGACAGCGCTCGTCCGGACGTACGACGAGCTCGAGCGCGCTCGCGCCGACGAAGCGAAGGCTCGCGCCGACGAAGCGCGTGCGCGCGCGGACGCCGCAGAGGCCGAGCTCGCGAGGCTCCGCGCGGCGCTCGCCGAACGATCCGGCTGA
- the argB gene encoding acetylglutamate kinase — protein sequence MEKGRAVVVKLGGEVVKGPYLSAICGDLKELAHTRPVVVVHGGGPQATELQKQLGQTPNVVAGRRITDAATLDVMKMTVAGQVNVDLCAALVRAGARPVGLHGASSCVVRAVKRPPRVVAGGGPDPIDFGHVGDVVGLGEELLATLVSAGYLPVLASLGADETGAVYNINADVVANRVAVFLDAAALVLVTDVPGVMGDLADPATRIPRITRADKARLIAEGVVTKGMIPKLEESFAAIAEGVRAVHVVGRLAPTDLFREIEAPGSVGTVLVEA from the coding sequence ATCGAGAAGGGGCGCGCCGTCGTCGTGAAGCTCGGCGGCGAGGTGGTCAAGGGGCCTTACCTCTCGGCGATCTGCGGAGACTTGAAGGAGCTCGCGCATACGCGCCCGGTGGTCGTGGTGCACGGCGGCGGCCCGCAGGCGACCGAGCTCCAGAAGCAGCTCGGCCAGACCCCGAACGTGGTCGCCGGGCGGCGCATCACCGACGCGGCGACCCTCGACGTCATGAAGATGACTGTGGCCGGCCAGGTCAACGTCGACCTGTGCGCCGCGCTGGTCCGCGCCGGGGCCCGCCCCGTGGGGCTCCACGGCGCGAGCTCGTGCGTCGTGCGCGCGGTCAAGCGCCCCCCGCGGGTCGTCGCGGGCGGCGGCCCCGACCCCATCGACTTCGGGCACGTGGGCGACGTGGTCGGCCTCGGCGAGGAGCTCCTCGCGACGCTCGTGTCGGCCGGCTACCTCCCGGTGCTCGCGTCTCTCGGCGCCGACGAGACGGGTGCAGTCTACAACATCAACGCCGACGTCGTGGCGAACCGCGTGGCGGTGTTCCTCGACGCGGCCGCGCTCGTGCTCGTGACCGACGTGCCCGGAGTCATGGGCGACCTCGCCGATCCTGCCACGCGGATCCCGCGGATCACGCGGGCGGACAAGGCCCGCCTCATCGCCGAGGGCGTCGTCACGAAGGGCATGATCCCCAAGCTCGAGGAGTCGTTCGCGGCCATCGCCGAGGGCGTGCGCGCGGTCCACGTCGTAGGGCGGCTCGCGCCCACCGATCTGTTCCGTGAGATCGAGGCCCCGGGCTCCGTCGGCACAGTGCTCGTGGAGGCGTGA
- the argC gene encoding N-acetyl-gamma-glutamyl-phosphate reductase, producing the protein MTKRFKAAVIGGSGYGGGELIRRLLLHPEVELARVASIDLVGEPLSAAHPNLEGRSSLVFEGLTPAEAARDMDVVLLGLPHKVAATKMPELLASGAKIVDLSGDFRLRDPAVYKRYYHAEHPCPDKLAGTFVYGLPELNRDRIREARYVASPGCFATTIELALLPLARAGLLTGPVEVVGITGSSGSGAVPSAGTHHPVRAVNLRTYKPLDHQHIPEVVQTLEEAGATNLALRFVPVSAPLSRGIFVTCFAHVAGVTKDVLRALYTNLYADEPFVRVPQKRLPEVVAVSGTNYAEVGFELGADTAEPGRSVVACFAATDNLIKGGAGQAIQSMNLLLGLDERLSLEDPGGYP; encoded by the coding sequence ATGACAAAGCGCTTCAAGGCCGCCGTCATCGGCGGAAGTGGCTACGGCGGCGGCGAGCTCATTCGACGGCTCCTCCTCCACCCGGAGGTCGAGCTCGCGCGGGTCGCGTCGATCGACCTCGTGGGCGAGCCCCTCTCGGCGGCGCACCCGAACCTCGAGGGTCGATCGTCGCTCGTGTTCGAGGGCCTCACGCCCGCCGAGGCGGCGCGCGACATGGACGTGGTGCTGCTCGGGCTCCCGCACAAGGTCGCGGCCACCAAGATGCCCGAGCTGCTCGCGTCGGGCGCGAAGATCGTCGACCTCTCGGGCGACTTCCGCCTGCGTGATCCGGCCGTCTACAAGCGCTATTACCACGCGGAGCACCCCTGCCCCGACAAGCTCGCGGGCACCTTCGTGTACGGCCTGCCCGAGCTCAATCGCGACCGCATCCGCGAGGCGCGGTACGTGGCGTCGCCGGGGTGCTTCGCGACGACGATCGAGCTCGCGCTCCTGCCCCTCGCGCGGGCCGGGCTGCTCACCGGGCCGGTGGAGGTCGTCGGCATCACCGGCTCCTCGGGCAGCGGCGCCGTGCCGAGCGCGGGCACCCACCACCCGGTGCGCGCCGTGAACCTTCGCACGTACAAGCCGCTCGACCACCAGCACATCCCCGAGGTCGTGCAGACGCTCGAGGAGGCCGGCGCGACGAACCTGGCCCTCCGCTTCGTGCCTGTGAGCGCGCCGCTCTCGCGAGGCATCTTCGTGACCTGCTTCGCCCACGTGGCGGGCGTCACGAAGGACGTCTTGCGTGCACTCTACACGAACCTCTACGCCGACGAGCCGTTCGTGCGCGTGCCGCAGAAGCGCCTGCCCGAGGTGGTGGCGGTGTCCGGCACGAACTACGCCGAGGTCGGCTTCGAGCTCGGCGCCGACACGGCCGAGCCCGGTCGCTCGGTGGTGGCGTGCTTCGCCGCGACCGACAACCTCATCAAGGGCGGCGCCGGGCAGGCGATCCAGTCGATGAACCTCCTGCTTGGCCTCGACGAGCGGCTCTCGCTCGAGGACCCCGGCGGGTACCCGTGA
- a CDS encoding patatin-like phospholipase family protein — translation MSCRARSARAQVPWTRRAAAASSAFAVAVAVASAFVAPLAWADSTPPPPTNTLPIPAEPPPRARPIPLALVVSGGVSLGAYEAGFLHELLETLKTSPGFVELKVATGASAGSINSLLSLLTGCSPKIDDPQQGPLFQTWSDVGFPGLYDPKGTTAIALFSRATMRAVTTRLEQRFSAGLPSSCDVVLGVSTTRLAPQKESLAGDPELRLARTEERFVVRLRGEGVGRAPRTENYVDVGYGFPQALLPLEENPTPFAEIRDLLYASSAFPFAFEPVPLAHCMTGGGGACTPRSAKRTLFVDGGVFDNQPLGLAARLMSDGLGASGPPGPRGEAAAFVAPLRRGVGGLPDDALFVYVDPEITSYPALPEGTVAEKTVSAQSLVTHYLGMFIESARSSELVSVLEGSPGLRDKLAIAAADVPPVSGSLASFFGFFDKNFRVFDFYLGMRAARRFVDDRLAPRVARRFGPRATLAPPPRGAHHEPYRCLRAVLDGEGRPEAACAGVSLDLRAALQTSLARLYDRCKGAREAGAAETGANASCAAAMRGSEPPQVPGVPAAPRGFFRQRPGEAELPYVVRLLCAYGFVFRDLGVDTPDAARVERAIHEQLREVIDSFRKAQPEGGAIVGALGRTLIGQLTYVPATAIAHVSIGPVLETGISFRLGAGPTRFLRGGAALDFGGLSSFSGGGGAYVTAAPMAGLEAELLPISGPTVQPRLGLRGGYLFSSVDSFASSRCEQPDKRVCSRPTVQAYVAASLFDRLRLQVAFAMLPASRAGEDFSWSIQPTGGIQLLWP, via the coding sequence ATGTCCTGCAGAGCTCGGAGCGCGCGCGCCCAGGTCCCGTGGACGCGGCGCGCCGCCGCCGCGTCCTCCGCGTTCGCCGTCGCGGTCGCGGTCGCGTCCGCGTTCGTGGCGCCGCTCGCGTGGGCCGACAGCACGCCGCCGCCGCCGACGAACACGCTGCCGATCCCCGCCGAGCCGCCGCCGAGGGCGCGGCCCATCCCGCTCGCGCTGGTGGTGTCCGGCGGCGTGTCGCTCGGCGCCTACGAGGCCGGGTTCCTCCACGAGCTCCTCGAGACCCTGAAGACCTCACCAGGCTTCGTCGAGCTGAAGGTGGCCACCGGGGCCTCGGCGGGCAGCATCAACAGCCTTCTCTCGCTGCTCACCGGGTGCTCGCCGAAGATCGACGACCCGCAGCAGGGGCCGCTCTTCCAGACCTGGTCGGACGTCGGCTTCCCCGGGCTCTACGATCCCAAGGGCACGACCGCGATCGCGCTCTTCTCCCGCGCGACCATGCGGGCGGTCACGACGCGCCTCGAGCAGCGCTTCTCCGCGGGGCTGCCCTCGTCGTGCGACGTGGTGCTCGGGGTCTCGACGACGCGGCTCGCGCCCCAGAAAGAGTCGCTCGCCGGCGATCCCGAGCTCCGCCTCGCCCGCACCGAGGAGCGCTTCGTGGTGCGCCTCCGAGGCGAAGGCGTGGGGCGCGCGCCGCGCACCGAGAACTACGTCGACGTGGGGTACGGCTTCCCGCAGGCGCTCCTGCCGCTGGAGGAAAACCCGACACCTTTCGCGGAGATCCGCGATCTGCTCTATGCGTCGAGCGCGTTCCCGTTCGCGTTCGAGCCCGTGCCCCTCGCGCACTGCATGACCGGCGGCGGGGGCGCGTGTACGCCGCGTTCGGCGAAGCGGACCCTCTTCGTCGACGGTGGCGTGTTCGACAACCAGCCCCTCGGCCTCGCCGCGCGGCTCATGAGCGACGGGCTCGGCGCGAGCGGGCCGCCCGGGCCCCGCGGCGAAGCGGCCGCGTTCGTGGCGCCCCTGCGACGGGGCGTGGGGGGCCTGCCGGACGACGCGCTCTTCGTGTACGTCGATCCCGAGATCACGAGCTACCCGGCGCTCCCGGAGGGCACGGTCGCCGAGAAGACCGTGAGCGCGCAGAGCCTCGTCACGCACTACCTCGGCATGTTCATCGAGTCGGCGCGCTCGTCCGAGCTCGTGTCGGTGCTCGAGGGTTCGCCCGGCCTGCGTGACAAGCTGGCGATCGCAGCCGCCGACGTGCCGCCGGTGAGCGGATCGCTCGCGTCGTTCTTCGGGTTCTTCGACAAGAACTTCCGAGTCTTCGATTTTTACCTTGGGATGCGCGCCGCCCGGCGCTTCGTCGACGACCGCCTCGCGCCTCGGGTCGCGCGCCGCTTCGGCCCGCGCGCCACGCTCGCCCCGCCGCCGCGGGGTGCCCACCACGAGCCGTACCGCTGCCTCCGCGCGGTGCTCGACGGCGAGGGGCGCCCCGAGGCCGCGTGCGCGGGGGTGTCGCTCGACCTTCGGGCCGCGCTGCAGACCTCCCTCGCGAGGCTCTACGACCGTTGCAAGGGCGCCCGCGAGGCCGGCGCCGCGGAGACCGGGGCGAACGCCTCCTGCGCGGCCGCCATGCGAGGCTCCGAGCCGCCTCAGGTGCCCGGCGTGCCCGCCGCGCCGCGGGGATTCTTCCGGCAGCGCCCGGGCGAGGCCGAGCTCCCGTACGTGGTGCGGCTCCTGTGCGCATACGGCTTCGTGTTCCGCGATCTCGGCGTCGACACGCCGGACGCGGCCCGCGTGGAGCGGGCGATCCACGAGCAGCTCCGCGAAGTGATCGACAGCTTCCGCAAGGCCCAACCCGAGGGCGGGGCGATCGTCGGGGCGCTCGGGCGCACGCTCATCGGGCAGCTCACGTACGTGCCCGCCACCGCGATCGCCCACGTTTCCATTGGCCCAGTGCTCGAGACCGGCATCAGCTTTCGGCTCGGCGCAGGCCCCACACGCTTCCTCCGCGGGGGGGCGGCGCTCGACTTCGGCGGGCTGTCGAGCTTCTCCGGTGGCGGCGGCGCGTACGTGACGGCGGCCCCCATGGCGGGCCTCGAGGCCGAGCTCCTGCCCATCTCGGGTCCGACGGTGCAGCCGCGCCTGGGCCTCCGCGGCGGCTACCTGTTCTCCAGCGTCGACTCCTTCGCGTCCTCGCGCTGCGAGCAGCCCGACAAGCGCGTCTGCTCGCGCCCGACGGTGCAGGCCTACGTCGCGGCGTCGCTCTTCGACCGGCTCCGCCTGCAGGTGGCGTTCGCGATGTTGCCGGCCTCGCGCGCAGGCGAAGACTTCTCGTGGTCGATCCAGCCGACCGGCGGTATCCAGCTGCTCTGGCCGTGA
- a CDS encoding M20 family metallopeptidase has translation MPTHSDDAVKWLAEREGAMLDRLAELVSQNSYTDNVEGGLAVGRLLEDTFSVEGLGLSRVPSARFADHLVLSSRGAPGVAPLALVGHLDTVFPPGTFEGYRDDGDLARGPGVLDMKGGLVVVAYALRALAATAGLDALPPLRVVIVADEEVGSPEGQGVIREAIAGASGCLVFEAGRKGDLVITRRKGTGGMTAVARGRAAHAGVSHREGANAIWALARFVDAAQGLTDYARGLTVNVGKLTGGQGKNTVPDEATALLDLRFESAADGAWLEQRLRDAARVAAEGVPGTSVQLTGGVSRLPLERTPESAVLMDRYLEAARAVGLGAGEAPLIGGGSDASTAFAMGIASIDGLGPRGVGFHTKDEQIERATLVRKAQALARFLLATVRA, from the coding sequence ATGCCTACCCACTCGGACGACGCCGTGAAATGGCTCGCGGAGCGCGAGGGCGCGATGCTCGATCGGCTCGCCGAGCTCGTCTCGCAGAACTCGTACACCGACAACGTCGAGGGCGGCCTCGCCGTGGGGCGTCTGCTCGAAGACACCTTCTCCGTCGAGGGGCTCGGGCTCTCGCGCGTCCCGTCGGCGCGCTTCGCCGACCACCTCGTGCTCTCGAGCCGGGGTGCTCCGGGCGTGGCCCCGCTCGCCCTCGTGGGGCACCTCGACACGGTGTTCCCGCCGGGCACGTTCGAGGGCTACCGCGACGACGGCGATCTCGCGCGTGGTCCGGGGGTGCTCGACATGAAGGGCGGGCTCGTGGTCGTCGCCTACGCGCTCCGCGCGCTCGCGGCCACGGCCGGGCTCGACGCGTTGCCTCCGCTGCGCGTCGTCATCGTGGCCGACGAAGAGGTGGGCTCACCCGAGGGGCAGGGGGTCATCCGCGAGGCCATCGCGGGCGCCTCGGGCTGCCTCGTGTTCGAGGCGGGGCGCAAGGGCGACCTCGTCATCACGCGGCGCAAGGGCACGGGCGGCATGACCGCGGTGGCGCGCGGCCGCGCGGCGCACGCGGGCGTTTCTCATCGAGAGGGCGCGAACGCGATTTGGGCGCTCGCGCGCTTCGTCGACGCCGCGCAGGGCCTCACCGACTACGCCCGCGGGCTCACGGTGAACGTGGGCAAGCTCACCGGCGGTCAAGGCAAGAACACGGTGCCCGACGAGGCCACGGCGCTCCTCGACCTCCGCTTCGAGAGCGCGGCCGACGGCGCCTGGCTCGAGCAGCGCCTCCGCGACGCCGCGCGTGTGGCCGCCGAGGGCGTGCCCGGCACCTCCGTGCAGCTCACCGGCGGGGTCTCCCGCCTGCCGCTCGAGCGCACGCCCGAGAGCGCCGTGCTCATGGATCGGTACCTCGAGGCGGCCCGCGCGGTGGGGCTCGGCGCGGGGGAGGCGCCGCTCATCGGTGGCGGCTCGGACGCGAGCACGGCCTTCGCGATGGGCATCGCCTCGATCGACGGGCTCGGCCCGCGGGGCGTCGGCTTTCACACGAAGGACGAGCAGATCGAGCGTGCGACGCTGGTCCGCAAGGCGCAAGCGCTCGCGAGGTTCCTGCTCGCGACGGTCCGCGCGTGA
- a CDS encoding CehA/McbA family metallohydrolase, which yields MSSRWSPLWVATMGLAAIASLAGCPREGEVTPPIAVSPGVAGRMGLLARRAGVSGERAGGDAGPESRARAHVMARGEELRGTNAVGRPGDIVLENDEVVFVIDRLGTGAGFAESGGNIVDAADAKVRKDELGQLFSYFGRFPRQGVYDRLTFREESDGGALVEARGHELTEPKLAVVTTYHLAGSDRALLLRTDVTNTGNTPVTLPGVGDAIQWGFAEKLAPGKERGFRGKSSGSFIGGVGRETSYAITSTEGRIDAVSGESWSDTVQEANVTLPPGVTKTYDRVFLVGARGDTASLVAELAKSGGAQVGALRVALHAASCAGPPVAAPLGARVSVRAPDGHEVATLAATGAAVLEGELPPGKYLVTYAGGAGRRGVGPEVGVTVVAGRVAEAEIAVSEPGALSFTCEDATTGASLPCKATLTGEDRTPTPDLGVRHQAGPARNRVTTETGRAEVALAPGTYTLTLSRGPEYTAPTARVVVSPGATATVNGKLARVVDTAGYLACDLHQHSMLGADAPVAQRDRVISNAVEGVELAMTTEHNLVADLSGVVRDLALSAYLVHVPGDEVTTDAQVTPFGHLNVFPLAVDATKPRGGAFAVRGKSATEVIQEARARGPVVVQVNHPRSGNNGYFDRLKFDPAKGRGEAPGYAEEFDAVEVWNGRDLGQRARCIDDYFALLRTSHPVTPTANTDTHGIVGQEPGYPRTLVRARDGDLAGWDAGRTSEIVTQLRAGRDVVLTNGPFLRVTVEGKSPGEVARVPASRVVAVKVHVEAPTWVDVRTVSLRSARVEAGPSVDLRQAKDAAGNLAFRCDAAGRCRGDVTLRLRVEADDAVAVFATGERELREVMDGEGPELRPFAMTSAVFLDADGDDRALGVRAR from the coding sequence ATGTCTAGCCGCTGGTCTCCCTTGTGGGTCGCGACGATGGGGCTCGCGGCGATCGCGTCGCTCGCGGGGTGCCCGCGCGAGGGCGAGGTCACGCCGCCCATCGCGGTGTCGCCCGGCGTCGCGGGGCGCATGGGTCTGCTCGCGCGGCGCGCGGGAGTGTCCGGCGAGCGGGCCGGCGGCGACGCGGGGCCGGAGTCCCGCGCGAGGGCCCACGTGATGGCGCGCGGCGAGGAGCTGCGGGGCACCAACGCGGTCGGGCGCCCCGGCGACATCGTGCTGGAGAACGACGAGGTCGTGTTCGTCATCGATCGCCTCGGCACGGGCGCGGGCTTCGCCGAGTCGGGCGGAAACATCGTCGACGCGGCCGACGCGAAGGTGCGAAAAGACGAGCTAGGACAACTGTTTAGCTACTTCGGTCGGTTCCCGCGCCAGGGCGTCTACGACCGGCTCACGTTCCGCGAGGAGTCCGACGGCGGCGCGCTCGTGGAGGCTCGCGGCCACGAGCTCACCGAGCCGAAGCTCGCGGTGGTGACCACCTACCACCTCGCGGGGAGCGATCGCGCGCTGCTCCTGCGCACCGACGTGACCAACACCGGCAACACGCCCGTCACGCTCCCCGGGGTCGGCGACGCCATCCAGTGGGGCTTCGCCGAGAAGCTCGCGCCCGGCAAGGAGCGAGGCTTCCGGGGCAAGTCGAGCGGCTCGTTCATCGGCGGCGTGGGCCGCGAGACCAGCTACGCCATCACCTCCACCGAGGGCCGCATCGACGCGGTGAGCGGCGAGTCGTGGAGCGACACGGTGCAGGAGGCGAACGTCACGCTCCCGCCCGGCGTCACCAAGACCTACGACCGCGTCTTCCTGGTCGGTGCGCGCGGAGACACGGCGAGCCTGGTGGCCGAGCTCGCGAAGAGCGGCGGCGCGCAGGTCGGCGCGCTGCGCGTGGCGCTGCACGCGGCCTCGTGCGCGGGGCCTCCGGTGGCGGCGCCGCTCGGCGCGAGGGTCTCGGTGCGCGCGCCCGACGGCCACGAGGTGGCCACGCTCGCGGCCACCGGCGCGGCCGTGCTCGAGGGGGAGCTTCCGCCGGGCAAGTACCTGGTCACGTACGCTGGGGGCGCAGGGCGACGCGGGGTCGGCCCCGAGGTCGGAGTGACCGTGGTCGCGGGCCGCGTGGCCGAGGCCGAGATCGCGGTCAGCGAGCCCGGCGCGCTGTCGTTCACGTGCGAGGACGCGACCACGGGCGCGAGCCTGCCGTGCAAGGCCACGCTCACGGGAGAGGACCGCACGCCCACGCCCGACCTCGGCGTGCGCCACCAGGCCGGGCCCGCCAGGAACCGCGTGACGACCGAGACCGGCCGAGCGGAGGTCGCGCTCGCCCCGGGCACCTACACCCTGACGCTCTCGCGCGGGCCCGAGTACACCGCCCCCACGGCGCGCGTCGTCGTGAGCCCCGGCGCCACCGCGACCGTCAACGGCAAGCTCGCGCGCGTGGTCGACACCGCCGGGTACCTCGCGTGCGATCTGCACCAGCACTCGATGCTCGGGGCCGACGCGCCGGTCGCGCAGCGCGACCGCGTGATCTCGAACGCCGTCGAGGGCGTCGAGCTCGCGATGACGACCGAGCACAACCTCGTGGCCGATCTCTCGGGGGTCGTGCGGGACCTCGCGCTCTCGGCCTACTTGGTCCACGTGCCTGGCGACGAGGTGACCACCGACGCGCAGGTGACCCCCTTCGGACACCTCAACGTGTTCCCGCTCGCGGTCGACGCGACGAAGCCGCGCGGCGGGGCGTTCGCGGTGCGCGGCAAGTCGGCCACGGAGGTGATCCAAGAGGCCCGCGCGCGCGGCCCGGTCGTCGTCCAGGTGAACCACCCGCGCTCCGGCAACAACGGGTATTTCGATCGACTCAAGTTCGATCCTGCGAAGGGTCGCGGCGAGGCGCCCGGATACGCGGAGGAGTTCGACGCCGTCGAGGTGTGGAATGGGCGCGATCTCGGGCAACGGGCGCGCTGCATCGACGACTACTTCGCGCTCCTGCGCACGTCTCATCCGGTCACGCCCACGGCCAACACCGACACCCACGGAATCGTCGGGCAAGAGCCCGGCTACCCGCGCACGCTCGTCCGCGCGCGCGACGGCGACCTCGCGGGGTGGGACGCGGGCCGCACCTCCGAGATCGTGACGCAGCTCCGCGCAGGCCGCGACGTGGTGCTGACGAACGGGCCGTTCCTGCGTGTGACCGTCGAGGGCAAGTCGCCGGGGGAGGTCGCGCGCGTCCCCGCGAGCCGGGTCGTCGCCGTGAAGGTGCACGTCGAGGCGCCGACATGGGTCGATGTGCGTACGGTCTCCCTCCGCAGCGCGCGGGTCGAGGCCGGGCCCTCGGTCGACCTCCGCCAGGCGAAGGACGCGGCGGGCAACCTCGCCTTCCGCTGCGACGCCGCGGGGCGCTGCCGCGGTGACGTCACGCTGCGGCTCCGCGTCGAGGCCGACGACGCGGTCGCGGTCTTCGCCACCGGAGAGCGCGAGCTGCGCGAGGTGATGGACGGCGAGGGCCCGGAGCTGCGCCCGTTCGCCATGACGAGCGCGGTGTTCCTCGACGCCGACGGCGACGATCGCGCGCTCGGCGTGCGGGCGCGCTGA
- a CDS encoding Spx/MgsR family RNA polymerase-binding regulatory protein, producing the protein MKRPLLLSYAACGTCKKARKWLSERGIEVDVRAIVDDPPRPSELDAWLPASGLPASKWLNTSGASYRELGGKATFDGASDERIAAMLAGDGKLVKRPVLVDEVAGLVVLVGFSEAAYSAHFEPPATLRSGKAPSAASPKPVAPSGAAATAKKPAKNPAKKAASATPESPATPAKKPAKKPAKRVP; encoded by the coding sequence ATGAAGCGACCCCTGCTCTTGTCGTACGCCGCGTGTGGGACCTGCAAGAAGGCGCGCAAGTGGCTCTCCGAGCGCGGCATCGAGGTCGACGTGCGCGCCATCGTGGACGATCCCCCGCGCCCCAGCGAGCTCGACGCGTGGCTGCCCGCGAGCGGCCTGCCCGCGAGCAAGTGGCTCAACACGAGCGGCGCCTCGTACCGCGAGCTCGGCGGGAAGGCCACGTTCGACGGCGCGAGCGACGAGCGCATCGCCGCGATGCTCGCGGGCGACGGCAAGCTCGTGAAGCGGCCTGTGCTCGTCGACGAGGTCGCCGGGCTCGTCGTGCTCGTGGGCTTCTCCGAGGCGGCCTACTCGGCCCATTTCGAGCCCCCCGCCACGCTGAGGTCGGGGAAGGCGCCCTCCGCCGCCTCGCCCAAGCCGGTCGCCCCCAGCGGCGCGGCCGCGACCGCGAAGAAGCCTGCGAAGAACCCCGCGAAGAAGGCGGCCAGCGCGACCCCCGAGAGCCCAGCGACCCCCGCGAAGAAGCCCGCGAAGAAGCCCGCGAAGAGGGTGCCCTGA
- a CDS encoding GatB/YqeY domain-containing protein, translating into MLREEIARRIKQAMKSGDVVEKEVLRVALGDIQTAESRESGPIDPAASDAAALAVVRKLAKSITETLAQTSDAATRATLEAELTVLRSLMPATLSVDDLVAKLAAEREALVAAPNDGAATGLAMKALKAAGVDANGKDVTQAVKRLRTPGA; encoded by the coding sequence ATGCTCCGAGAAGAGATCGCCCGTCGCATCAAGCAGGCCATGAAGAGCGGTGACGTCGTCGAGAAGGAGGTCCTGCGCGTGGCGCTGGGCGACATCCAGACCGCCGAGTCCCGGGAGTCCGGGCCGATCGACCCCGCCGCGAGCGACGCCGCCGCGCTCGCCGTCGTGCGCAAGCTCGCCAAGTCGATCACCGAGACCCTCGCGCAGACCTCCGACGCGGCGACCCGGGCGACGCTCGAGGCCGAGCTCACCGTGCTCCGCTCGCTGATGCCGGCCACCCTGTCGGTCGACGACCTGGTCGCGAAGCTCGCCGCGGAGCGTGAGGCGCTCGTGGCCGCGCCCAACGACGGGGCCGCCACGGGGCTCGCCATGAAGGCGCTCAAGGCCGCGGGCGTCGACGCGAACGGCAAGGACGTCACGCAGGCGGTGAAGCGCCTTCGCACGCCCGGAGCGTAG